A portion of the Adhaeribacter radiodurans genome contains these proteins:
- a CDS encoding fibronectin type III domain-containing protein — protein sequence MKHYYLRFLGLFFLFFLGVGSTSVFAEKFFYEIGYDQSSGRIFITVSVDERDQCFTCKIDKLQDLDITYTINNNTTNLLVDGSHRNRNGNYKNELLVNNNSNWDGKLDKQRYYINIPSAWFGKSVTIRTHYYWGDNSDKEGNKEDTYAIAGLQGSPIITAFPTGEQNQIKLTWDKPGANGYAPEKIRYYIYQNDQLLAGLDYNTTSYIDPNSVYGYRYNYRIVARVGLNREILSNNPNYFDVWSNNITAWKNSKLVLTPTFAPCATGITLTWPKPNLDGAYSYKILRSARPDFSTITNTFDVNGGLNTLSYFDDTNLQHQKS from the coding sequence ATGAAACACTATTACCTCCGCTTCTTAGGCTTATTCTTCCTGTTTTTTCTGGGAGTAGGAAGCACCTCCGTTTTTGCCGAAAAATTTTTCTACGAGATTGGTTACGACCAGAGTTCGGGTCGTATTTTTATTACTGTATCGGTGGATGAACGAGATCAATGCTTTACGTGCAAGATTGATAAATTACAAGACTTGGATATTACCTATACCATTAACAACAATACTACTAATCTGTTGGTTGATGGTTCGCATAGGAATCGTAACGGGAATTACAAAAATGAATTACTGGTTAATAACAATTCTAACTGGGACGGTAAACTCGACAAACAACGTTATTACATTAATATTCCCAGTGCGTGGTTTGGTAAATCGGTAACTATCAGAACGCATTATTACTGGGGAGATAACAGCGATAAAGAAGGTAACAAAGAAGATACTTATGCTATTGCGGGTTTACAGGGTAGCCCTATTATAACGGCATTCCCAACCGGCGAACAAAACCAAATAAAACTTACCTGGGACAAGCCGGGAGCGAACGGTTATGCCCCCGAAAAAATCAGGTATTATATTTACCAGAACGACCAACTCCTTGCGGGCTTAGATTATAATACCACCAGTTACATCGATCCTAACTCGGTATACGGGTACCGCTACAATTACCGGATAGTTGCCCGAGTAGGTTTAAACCGCGAAATTTTATCAAACAATCCTAATTATTTTGATGTATGGAGCAACAATATAACAGCCTGGAAAAATAGTAAACTGGTTCTGACTCCCACCTTCGCGCCCTGTGCTACCGGCATTACCTTAACCTGGCCTAAACCTAACCTGGATGGTGCTTATTCATACAAAATATTACGAAGTGCCCGACCTGACTTTAGTACTATCACGAATACTTTTGACGTAAACGGCGGCCTGAACACCCTTTCCTATTTCGATGATACCAATTTGCAACACCAGAAGTCATAA